CCGGGGGTGGGGGCGGAGAATCCGGGAAGCTCGGTGAGGCTCTGGAAAAAGCGGTAGAACTGGTCAGGGAAGAACTCCAGAAGTGAAAAACAGATCGATTCGTGACGACAAGCAGAGATCCGCGATGGTCAGGACCCAGATCATATCTCGGGGTGTAGTGGACCAGCAGGTGATAAAAGCCATGAATAAGGTTCCCAGGGAATTGATGGTCGGAGTTGAGGGCCGGTCGATATCTTTCCAGGACGGACCTGTTTCAATAGGTTGTGGTCAGACTATCTCACAACCTTATATCGTCGCGTATATGACCGAACAGCTCAGGTTGACCGGGACGGACAGGGTGCTGGAGATAGGTACTGGCAGCGGATATCAGACCGCCGTTCTCGCGGAGATCGTATCGGAAGTATATACAGTGGAGATCATCGACGAACTGTCACAGAGGGCGCGCGGGGTACTTATGGATCTGGGCTATGATAATATCAGATTCAGGACTGGTGACGGGAGTGAAGGATGGCCGGAAGAAGCTCCATTCGACGCGATAATGGTGACCGCTTCACCTCCCTCCATTCCCGATACTCTTTCGAGGCAGCTGGCCGATGGCGGCAGGTTGATATTGCCCGCTGGAGTCGCGTCCCAGTATCTGTTCAGAATCACCCGTAATGATAACAATTTCGAGGAAGACCAGTTGATCGGAGTCAGATTCGTCCCGATGACAGGCCGTGTTCAGGAGGGAAGATCGTGACAGGAGTGATCTACCATGAACTCTTTGGCAGGCACCTGGAGGGTTACCAGCATATAGAGAGTACAGGCAGGTACGAGGCCGTCATGGACAGACTCAGGAACTGTGGAGTGACGGAACGACTTTCCTTTATAGAGGCTCAGCCGGCCAGGCCGGAATGGATAGAGGCTGTGCATGACCAGGACTTTGTGAACGGGATACTGTCGATGGATATGGATTCGCCTGTCGTCCTGGACTGGGGCGATACTGTCGCGACGAAGTTTACTCAGCAGGCTGCCATGCTGGCAGCAGGAGCAGGTGTTCAGGCGGCTGGAAAAGTCCTGAACGGAGAGTTGGATTCTGTGTTTTGCGCGGTAAGGCCTCCAGGACACCATGCCGAGCGCGACAGGGCCATGGGCTTCTGCATATTCAATAACATAGCGATTGCCGCAGCATGGTTGCTGGGGGAGGGAGGTCTGGGCCGGGTAGCGATAATCGACTGGGATATCCATCATGGCAACGGCACAGAGAGGATATTCATCGAAGACGACAGGGTGCTGTACGTCTCCATCCATCAGTATCCCCATTATCCGGGAACAGGTCATGAAAATACGACTGGGATCGGAAAAGGGGACGGTTTCAACCTCAATATACCTGTCGGTTCAGGCAGTGGGGATGTCCTGTATATGGATAAGTTCGACAATGTGGTCGTGCCGGCCCTTGATAAATATAAGCCGGAGTTCATCCTGATCTCTGCCGGATTTGACGGACATTCAAATGATCCTTTATCCGGCGGGTTATTGACCGGCGGTGTCTTTGGAGAGATGACTCGAAGGCTTATGGGAGTGGCAGACAGGCACTGCGGGGGAAAGATCATCTCTCTTATGGAAGGTGGCTATGATCTCGATGCCCTTGCAGACAGCGTAGAGGCTCATGTGACCGCCTACATATAAAGCATGTATTCAGCTCTGCTCTCGTTGACCGATGTGACCCTTATCCCCGGGATATCGATGATCGGGCATTTGTTTTCACATATCCCGCAACCGATGCAGAGTCCCGGATCGACTTCAGGTCTCTTGATGATAAACGGGTCGCCGTTCTTGTTTACAGCTTCGACATCGAAGAATTTGATAGCCTTGCCGGGAGCCGGACAGTGTTCCTCGCATACTCCGCAGTTTCTTCCCATGGCCCAGGGGATACACCTGTTCTTGTCGAAGAGGGCCAATCCGATACGGACCGCCTGTTTTTCTTCAAGAGTGAGTTTTTCGATGGCGCCAGTTGGACATACCTGTGAACAGAGATTGCAGTTGTATTCGCAGTATCCCAGCCTGGGAACGAGCATCGGTGTCCATAGCCCTTCGAGTCCTGCCTGAGCAAGAGTGGGTTGAAGCCCGTTTGTCAGGCAAACTTTCATGCATTCACCGCATTTGACGCAGCGCTGCAGGAATTTCTTTTCATTGATCGCTCCGGGTGGACGGATCAGATCGGGGTGCGGACGCTTGTTGTGTTCGCCAAGCCTTACGATCGGCACGGAAAAAGCCGCCGCGGCTGCTGTGGTTATCAGCCATCTACGCTGAAGGTCGACATTGCCATCCCCTGTACTCTGCAGGGTCGGGTGAATCGAGATAGCGTCTACCGGACAGACATCGGAACAATTAAAGCAGACCAGGCACTCCCTGCTGGCCCAGGAGCCGGGAGGAAAAGGAGTGGCGTCTCCCTGGCATGTCCTGTTGCATGTATGG
The nucleotide sequence above comes from Candidatus Latescibacterota bacterium. Encoded proteins:
- a CDS encoding 4Fe-4S binding protein, whose protein sequence is MKNLRRGSQIIFLVFFLILFVQTEYKGEDELGMPVRLFLDFDPLIALSSLLASHAVRAVFLFSLVTVVLTVILGRFFCGWVCPLGTLNTAVSFLRMRRKPKHPDDGNFPRLRKIKYFILAFILTGALFGWNAAGFLDPISLTIRSLAIGYNPAVNGLVRSILDFAYMTNIPGISPGADTLLSFLTGTLLAFEQPVFRQMITIAFLFSVILGLNFLAPRFWCRYLCPLGALLGVIGTKQMFARVDVDKGKCVSCHTCNRTCQGDATPFPPGSWASRECLVCFNCSDVCPVDAISIHPTLQSTGDGNVDLQRRWLITTAAAAAFSVPIVRLGEHNKRPHPDLIRPPGAINEKKFLQRCVKCGECMKVCLTNGLQPTLAQAGLEGLWTPMLVPRLGYCEYNCNLCSQVCPTGAIEKLTLEEKQAVRIGLALFDKNRCIPWAMGRNCGVCEEHCPAPGKAIKFFDVEAVNKNGDPFIIKRPEVDPGLCIGCGICENKCPIIDIPGIRVTSVNESRAEYMLYM
- a CDS encoding protein-L-isoaspartate(D-aspartate) O-methyltransferase, whose product is MVRTQIISRGVVDQQVIKAMNKVPRELMVGVEGRSISFQDGPVSIGCGQTISQPYIVAYMTEQLRLTGTDRVLEIGTGSGYQTAVLAEIVSEVYTVEIIDELSQRARGVLMDLGYDNIRFRTGDGSEGWPEEAPFDAIMVTASPPSIPDTLSRQLADGGRLILPAGVASQYLFRITRNDNNFEEDQLIGVRFVPMTGRVQEGRS
- a CDS encoding histone deacetylase, whose protein sequence is MTGVIYHELFGRHLEGYQHIESTGRYEAVMDRLRNCGVTERLSFIEAQPARPEWIEAVHDQDFVNGILSMDMDSPVVLDWGDTVATKFTQQAAMLAAGAGVQAAGKVLNGELDSVFCAVRPPGHHAERDRAMGFCIFNNIAIAAAWLLGEGGLGRVAIIDWDIHHGNGTERIFIEDDRVLYVSIHQYPHYPGTGHENTTGIGKGDGFNLNIPVGSGSGDVLYMDKFDNVVVPALDKYKPEFILISAGFDGHSNDPLSGGLLTGGVFGEMTRRLMGVADRHCGGKIISLMEGGYDLDALADSVEAHVTAYI